In one window of Arthrobacter pascens DNA:
- the topA gene encoding type I DNA topoisomerase — MPSKAKTGKKLVIVESPAKSKTIAKYLGEGFIVEASIGHIRDLPQPSELPAELKKTSVGKFAVDIDNDFKPYYVVSPDKKKKVAELKAQLKDADALYLATDGDREGEAIAWHLLEVLKPKVPVYRMTFGEITKEAIHRAMDNLRDVDSALVDAQETRRVLDRLYGYEISPVLWRKVARGLSAGRVQSVVTRMVVDRERERMAFKAASYWDLTGQFGAGSGSFKAKLAAVDGAKVATGRDFNDDGVLTSRNVAHLNEELATSLAAGLQDVSFTVRSVDTKPYTRRPAAPFTTSTLQQEAGRKLRFSSKSTMQVAQRLYENGYITYMRTDSSALSDEAVTAARRQASELYGPEYIPASPRVYTSKAANAQEAHEAIRPAGDSFRTPAQVAKQLSGDEFRLYELIWKRTVASQMGDAKGSTATIRLGAVAADGRDAEFSASGTVITFPGFLAAYEEGKDETRGDEDSEETRRLPNVAKGDALTASDILAVGHETSPPPRFTEASLTAELEKKGIGRPSTYASTISTIQDRGYVRKQGSALVPSWIAFSVIRLLEQHFTDYVDYEFTADMEGDLDKIANGQAVGASWLRHFYFGEDSDPGLLSIVNNLGEIDAREINSIPITDEITLRVGKFGPYLESSAATVDPKTGEIIESSRANVPEDLAPDELTAAKAKELMETAAPEERVLGADPHTGHTVVAKNGRYGAYVTEIIPEMTDEQLANQPVEYYKNGKPKPPKKPVKAKPRTGSLFASMSVDSVTLDEALQLMSLPRVLGEDAEGNLITVQNGRFGPYLKKGTDSRSIGSEEEIFTITLEQALEIYSQPKQRGARAAVPPLAEFGPDPVSEKNIVVKEGRFGPYITDGVTNITVPRTTSLEELTRERAVELLAEKRAKGPVKRTTTARKAPPKKKAAAKK, encoded by the coding sequence GTGCCAAGCAAGGCCAAAACCGGCAAGAAACTCGTGATCGTGGAGTCTCCGGCCAAGAGCAAGACCATCGCCAAGTACCTGGGCGAGGGTTTCATCGTAGAGGCCTCCATCGGTCACATCCGCGACCTGCCGCAGCCGTCCGAACTCCCCGCGGAGCTGAAGAAAACCTCCGTAGGCAAGTTCGCCGTCGATATCGACAACGACTTCAAGCCGTACTACGTCGTGTCGCCGGACAAGAAGAAAAAGGTGGCCGAACTCAAGGCCCAGCTCAAAGATGCTGACGCTCTTTATCTCGCAACCGATGGGGACCGCGAGGGCGAGGCCATCGCGTGGCACCTGCTGGAAGTACTCAAGCCCAAGGTCCCCGTCTACCGGATGACGTTCGGCGAAATCACCAAGGAAGCCATCCACCGCGCCATGGACAACCTGCGCGACGTGGATTCCGCGCTGGTCGACGCCCAGGAAACCCGCCGGGTACTGGACCGCCTGTACGGCTACGAGATTTCCCCCGTCCTTTGGCGCAAGGTGGCCCGGGGCCTGTCCGCAGGCCGGGTGCAGTCAGTGGTCACCCGCATGGTGGTGGACCGTGAACGGGAACGCATGGCCTTCAAGGCGGCGTCCTACTGGGATCTCACCGGCCAGTTCGGCGCCGGTTCGGGCTCTTTCAAAGCGAAGCTGGCCGCCGTTGACGGCGCCAAGGTGGCCACCGGCCGTGACTTCAACGACGACGGCGTCCTTACCTCGCGCAACGTCGCCCACCTTAACGAGGAACTGGCCACCTCGCTGGCCGCCGGCCTGCAGGACGTCTCGTTCACTGTCCGGTCAGTTGACACCAAGCCGTACACGCGCCGCCCCGCCGCGCCGTTCACCACTTCCACACTGCAGCAGGAGGCCGGCCGCAAGCTGCGCTTCTCGTCTAAGAGCACCATGCAGGTGGCCCAGCGGCTGTATGAAAACGGCTACATCACCTATATGCGTACGGACTCCTCCGCCCTGAGCGATGAGGCCGTCACCGCCGCCCGCCGGCAGGCCTCGGAGCTGTACGGCCCCGAGTACATCCCGGCGTCGCCGCGCGTCTACACCAGCAAGGCCGCGAACGCGCAGGAAGCCCACGAGGCCATCCGCCCCGCCGGTGACTCGTTCCGCACGCCTGCCCAGGTGGCCAAGCAGCTCTCGGGGGACGAGTTCCGCCTGTACGAGCTGATCTGGAAGCGCACCGTCGCCTCCCAGATGGGTGACGCCAAGGGCTCGACGGCGACCATCCGCCTGGGCGCGGTGGCAGCGGACGGCCGGGACGCCGAATTCTCCGCCTCTGGCACTGTCATCACCTTCCCCGGCTTCTTGGCCGCCTATGAGGAAGGCAAGGACGAAACCCGTGGCGATGAGGACTCCGAGGAGACCCGCCGGCTGCCGAACGTTGCCAAGGGCGATGCCCTGACGGCGTCGGACATCCTCGCCGTGGGCCATGAGACCTCGCCGCCGCCCCGCTTCACTGAAGCCTCGCTGACAGCGGAGCTGGAGAAGAAGGGCATCGGGCGCCCGTCCACGTATGCCTCCACCATCTCCACCATCCAGGACCGCGGCTACGTGCGGAAACAGGGCTCGGCCCTGGTCCCGAGCTGGATCGCGTTCTCCGTGATCCGCCTGCTGGAGCAGCACTTCACCGACTACGTGGACTACGAATTCACCGCTGACATGGAAGGCGACCTGGACAAGATCGCCAACGGCCAGGCCGTCGGCGCCTCCTGGCTTCGGCACTTCTACTTCGGGGAAGACTCCGATCCGGGCCTGCTCAGCATCGTCAACAACCTGGGCGAGATCGACGCGCGGGAAATCAACTCGATCCCCATCACCGACGAGATCACGCTTCGCGTGGGCAAATTTGGTCCCTATCTTGAGAGTTCAGCCGCCACCGTTGACCCCAAGACCGGCGAGATCATCGAGTCCTCGCGCGCCAACGTTCCCGAAGACCTGGCCCCGGATGAACTGACCGCAGCCAAAGCCAAAGAGCTGATGGAAACAGCGGCACCGGAAGAACGCGTGCTGGGCGCCGATCCGCACACCGGTCACACCGTCGTGGCCAAGAACGGCCGCTACGGCGCCTATGTCACGGAGATCATCCCCGAGATGACCGATGAACAGCTGGCCAACCAGCCCGTGGAGTACTACAAGAACGGTAAGCCCAAGCCGCCGAAGAAGCCCGTCAAGGCCAAGCCGCGCACCGGCTCGCTGTTCGCGTCCATGTCTGTCGATTCCGTCACCCTGGATGAGGCCCTGCAGCTCATGAGCCTGCCCCGCGTGCTGGGCGAGGACGCCGAAGGCAACCTCATCACCGTGCAGAACGGCCGGTTTGGCCCGTACCTGAAGAAGGGCACGGACTCCCGCTCGATCGGCTCCGAAGAGGAGATCTTCACGATCACCCTGGAGCAGGCCCTGGAAATCTACTCCCAGCCCAAGCAGCGCGGTGCCCGTGCTGCTGTGCCGCCGCTGGCTGAGTTCGGTCCGGACCCCGTGTCGGAAAAGAACATCGTGGTGAAGGAGGGCCGCTTCGGTCCCTACATCACCGACGGCGTCACCAACATCACCGTCCCCCGCACCACCTCACTGGAGGAACTGACGCGGGAACGCGCCGTCGAACTGCTCGCCGAAAAACGGGCGAAGGGTCCGGTCAAGCGGACCACCACCGCCCGCAAGGCACCGCCCAAGAAGAAGGCCGCGGCCAAGAAGTAG
- a CDS encoding SseB family protein: MTEQPAHTDLQPLNDLEEKLAKGGQPDASPVDVILSFLNSEVYVVSSDGIEGEDSQVEPLVLANVDGDPVLAVFSHPSRVDEQYLEAAPNVLGTQGAAIIANIGEELGMVINPGAAFGFEINPEGVANIKRDFKRADELPDGEHGDTATN; encoded by the coding sequence ATGACTGAACAGCCCGCGCACACGGATCTCCAGCCGCTCAACGACCTCGAGGAGAAGCTCGCCAAGGGCGGACAGCCGGACGCCAGCCCCGTGGACGTCATCCTGTCCTTCCTCAACAGCGAAGTGTACGTCGTCAGCAGTGACGGCATTGAAGGCGAGGACTCCCAGGTGGAGCCGCTGGTTCTGGCGAATGTTGACGGCGACCCCGTCCTGGCGGTCTTCTCCCACCCCAGCCGCGTAGACGAGCAGTACCTTGAGGCTGCCCCTAATGTCCTCGGCACCCAGGGCGCGGCCATCATCGCTAACATCGGCGAGGAGCTGGGCATGGTGATCAACCCGGGCGCCGCTTTCGGCTTCGAGATCAACCCCGAGGGCGTGGCCAACATCAAGCGCGACTTCAAGCGCGCCGATGAGCTGCCTGACGGCGAGCACGGGGACACCGCCACGAACTGA